From the Tachyglossus aculeatus isolate mTacAcu1 chromosome 21, mTacAcu1.pri, whole genome shotgun sequence genome, one window contains:
- the ZNF768 gene encoding zinc finger protein 768, with amino-acid sequence MPFGIQPRGLELKEAQELFLHPEAAVPLHLSLGPGFLDPGQAGLCERALEELAGFEIPSGQLPPGPGFEPGPQRPPGPAAAATAEAGGPPVRARRGGGARGGGGRAAPRANICGICGKSFGRGSTLIQHQRIHTGEKPYKCGVCDKAFSQSSDLIKHQRTHTGERPYKCPRCGKSFADSSYLLRHQRTHTGQKPYECPHCGKAFGDSSYLLRHQRTHSRERPYCCPDCGKCYSQNSSLRSHRRVHTGQKPYSCGICGKAFSQRSALTPHQRSHTREKPFKCPDCGKSFSQGSVLNIHARTHLPGRSYSCPDCGKTFGRSSTLIQHQRSHTGERPYKCAVCGKGFCRSSTLLQHHRVHTGERPYKCADCGKGFSQSSDLIRHQRTHAAGRR; translated from the coding sequence ATGCCTTTTGGGATCCAGCCCCGAGGTCTGGAGTTGAAGGAAGCCCAAGAGCTGTTCCTGCACCCCGAGGCCGCggtccccctccacctctccctggGGCCCGGCTTCCTGGACCCCGGCCAGGCGGGCCTCTGCGAGCGAGCCCTGGAGGAGCTGGCCGGGTTCGAGATCCCCTCGGGGCAGCTGCCGCCCGGGCCCGGGTTCGAGCCGGGCCCGCAGCGGCCTCCGGGTCCGGCGGCGGCAGCGACGGCAGAGGCGGGGGGCCCCCCGGTCCGGGCccggcggggcggcggggcccggggtggcggcgggcgggcggccccgcGCGCCAACATCTGCGGCATCTGCGGCAAGAGCTTCGGCCGGGGCTCCACCCTGATCCAGCATCAGCGCATCCACACCGGGGAGAAGCCGTACAAGTGCGGGGTGTGCGACAAGGCCTTCTCCCAGAGCTCCGACCTCATCAAGCACCAGCGCACccacacgggcgagcggccctacAAGTGCCCCCGCTGCGGGAAGAGCTTCGCCGACAGCTCCTACCTGCTCCGCCATCAGCGCACCCACACGGGCCAGAAGCCCTACGAGTGCCCGCACTGCGGCAAGGCCTTCGGCGACAGCTCCTACCTCCTCCGCCACCAGCGCACCCACAGCCGCGAGCGGCCCTACTGCTGCCCGGACTGCGGCAAGTGCTACAGCCAGAACTCCTCCCTGCGCAGCCACCGCCGCGTCCACACGGGCCAGAAGCCCTACAGCTGCGGCATCTGCGGCAAGGCCTTCTCGCAGCGCTCCGCCCTCACCCCCCACCAGCGCAGCCACACCCGCGAGAAGCCCTTCAAGTGCCCCGACTGCGGCAAGAGCTTCAGCCAGGGCTCCGTCCTCAACATCCACGCCCGCACCCACCTCCCCGGCCGCTCCTACAGCTGCCCGGACTGCGGGAAGACCTTCGGCCGCTCGTCCACCCTCATCCAGCACCAGCGCTCCCACACCGGCGAGAGGCCCTACAAGTGCGCCGTCTGCGGGAAGGGCTTCTGCCGCTCCTCCACCCTGCTGCAGCATCACCGCGTCCACACCGGCGAGAGGCCCTACAAGTGCGCGGACTGCGGCAAGGGCTTCTCCCAGAGCTCCGACCTCATCCGACACCAGAGGACCCACGCGGCCGGGAGGCGCTGA